Genomic window (Desulforapulum autotrophicum HRM2):
GCCGAGCAGCGGGTGTGGCCCGCCATCAACATCAATCAGTCCGGAACCCGCAAGGAGGACCTTCTTCTTGACGACCAGGAATACGAAGAAACGATCCGCCTTCGAAGGGAACTTTCCGGCCTGGATGAGGTCACTGCCATGCAGCGTTTTATAGAATACCTTGGATAACCCCCTATCCATTACTCTTGTTCAGGCAGACCTTGTGTGGGAGGACATTGACCAAAATCTTTACGTTTTTGACGCTATCCTCAAGACAATTACACAACCGACCCGTTTGATCGTTTTGCCGGAGATGTTCACCACGGGATTTTCCCTTGACGCCCCGGCCCTTGCCCAGACCATGGACGGCAGTGCTGTTGCCTGGATGGTGAAAAGGGCACGAGAAAAGGGGGCGGATCTGGTCGGTTCTCTCTTGATCCGGGAGAAAGGTGGGCTGTTTAATCGCCTCGTCTGGGCCTGTACCAACGGTAAAATTTACTGGTACGACAAACATCACCTGTTCCGATATGCCGGAGAAGACAGGTATTTCACCCCTGGAACCGAGCGGCTCATTGTTGAGATTGACGGTTGGAAGGTCTCTCCCTTCGTCTGCTATGACCTGCGGTTCCCCTGCTGGACCCGGAATGTGAACAATGATTACGATATTGCACTGTTTGTTGCCAACTGGCCTGCATCAAGGCGTGCCCACTGGCGGTCGCTGCTGGTTGCAAGGGCCATTGAAAACCAGGCCTATGTTGTGGGTGTCAACCGTGTGGGAACCGACGGCAACGCCATGGTATACAGTGGCGATTCCACCGTGGTGGATCCCGGGGGGGAGGTGCTGTTCCACCACACCCCGGGACCTGTGACCCACACCATCACCCTTTCCCATGATGTTCTTCAGGAATACAGGCGCAACTTTCCGTTTTGGATGGATGCCGACGGCATGGTCTGATCACCGTTCCCCATTTTTGCCTTAAACGAAATTTTGTCGTTCATCCAGTTCATGGTGCCTGCCATTGCAGCAACGGTTTCTTTTGGGTCAAGGGCCACTCCCAGAACTTTGTCCTGTTTCCTCTGTAAAACAACAATTTTTGTAAAAGGTCATATCATTTTTTGTCAACTCCATGGCGGAAAAACATAGTTGCCAGCTTCTTTAAATCGTTTGCGGCCTGATGGGGTTTGCCTTACCCGAAAACCTGATCTCCCCCTTGTTTCCCAATGTTCATCACAATCCCCTTTGAAAATGGAGCCAATTGATTTAATAAAGCATATCTCTTGCCTTGTGGGTATACATCTTGCATAAGTAACTTAAATATTTATTATGTAGACTTTTTTATACTATAAAAATCCATCATAAAAAAATATTTTAATCGCTAATGGGTCAATAATAATTATTTGCGCATGTGATGCGTTCGGGAGAGATAATCTATGATTATCCAATGTGAAGGGTGTAAAAAAAGATTAAAAAT
Coding sequences:
- a CDS encoding amidohydrolase, which gives rise to MDNPLSITLVQADLVWEDIDQNLYVFDAILKTITQPTRLIVLPEMFTTGFSLDAPALAQTMDGSAVAWMVKRAREKGADLVGSLLIREKGGLFNRLVWACTNGKIYWYDKHHLFRYAGEDRYFTPGTERLIVEIDGWKVSPFVCYDLRFPCWTRNVNNDYDIALFVANWPASRRAHWRSLLVARAIENQAYVVGVNRVGTDGNAMVYSGDSTVVDPGGEVLFHHTPGPVTHTITLSHDVLQEYRRNFPFWMDADGMV